One Glycine max cultivar Williams 82 chromosome 1, Glycine_max_v4.0, whole genome shotgun sequence genomic window, CTCCGCCCCCGGCGCACGATAGCCCTCCCCCGCCACCGTTCTCACCGTCGCCGATCATCATAGCCTGCTGCAGCTGCGCCTGCAACGCCGCCGCCGTTGCTTCCTGCGCCTTCGCCCTCGCCTGCCAAAGCTGCGCCTCAACGCTAAGCTGCGTCGCGCGTGCCTCCAACTCCGCGTTATGGCGCGTGGCTTTCTCCAACTCCGCTTCCTTCTCCCTCAGCCTCCGCAACACCGATTCCTCCGCTGCCCTTAGCAGCGTCCGATAATGTCTCTGTCTCTTCTCCGCTAATGCCCGCCGCAATTGCTCCTCCTGATCCACCCACAATTAATTCATCATCATTATTCAAATTaccaatattaataataataaatttattcaaacattGGTTCttcatgttataaaaaaaaaaaaaaaaactagtcctTTTCTATTGCATACGGATTCAAAGGGGGAAAATAAAGTACCTGGGCTTGAAGGAATTGGTCTATTTCGTCACGCTGTTGTTTGATTTGAGAAGACAAGCCTTCGGATAGTAGAGATACGAAAGGAGAGGAGTGACACccatgatgttgatgttgatgttgtaattgttgtctttgttgttggtCACCAAAGGATAAGCGTAACCCGGTGGAGACTACATTTTGATTATGAAGTTGAGTGAGTTCTATGAGCTGTGCCTGTGGAGATTGGGATTGCAAAGAGAATGAATTGATAACGTTTGGCGCAATCCCGGTAGCTGCAGTTGtttctcttcctctctttcGAGAATTAGTACCTGTTTGATCacaaataatgaaatttgggATTTTCGATTAGTTTAATGTCATGCAAAAAACTAATGTATGAAACAATATGAAACATACCTCCGTTGTTGAATAGCATATGGGATTGATCAAGGAGTTGTTGTCCTGGCGGAGATTGCAATGAATAATCATGTGCTTCTTGCCCGGTTTTGCTGTTGGAAATGCATAAATATGTGTAAGAAGAAGGAGGATGGATTGACAAGTATTGAAATGAAGCAGGAAGAAGATGCAAACCTGTTTAGGAAGAGTAGTACATTGGAAGGGTATTGAGCTTGAACGGCCATGATGAGTTTGGTTTGTGAGAGAAAGGTGGGAAATGAATGGGGGAATTAAAGGAATGCAGAGGACAGGGCAATaatcacaaacacacaagaagaatgaaagagaaACAAAGATGCCCCCTATATGGCGGAGTCTTCAATATGATGAGGGTGGACCAAAACAAAATGAGATGAGATGAGATGGGCAGAAAGAGAAGGAATCAGAAGAAAATGGAAATGGAAGAAATCGTGTCCGTTGAGAAAGAAGCCACCAGCACCACGATCATCATCCTTTCTTTACACCAACTTTGCCTTAAGAGTAGTGATAGTAGAAAGAGGTGAGGAAGAGATAGATGCGTTTGAAGCGAATCAGtccaagagagagagagagagagacacctTATTCTGCCCTTTccattcctttctcttttttcctttgcttCCCTTCTTCCCGTCCAGTTGGCTTTTCTTCAcacaagttattattattattgctttCCTAATGCCAACATTATTTAAATACCTTGTcagaaaatacatatatatgtatatatatatactggtatttcattttaaattcaaacAGTTATAGTAGTAAACAATAATTAATCGTTAATCGCAGAAAATTAATAAGAATAGATGaattaagaaagagagagaaatatgtGTGAAGGAATTGAAGGAGGCGTTGGTAAATGGGTGATGTATTGTTGTGGTTGTAAATTGTAATAGTTGTTGGGGTGTGCAGGTTTCTGCCGCTGGAATTGTTTGTATATGGCCCATGCGTCTCGCGTCTCGCGTCTCGCGTCAGCTTTGCTTTCTTCACAGCCCTTGTTTTGTTTTGCCTCAATAAACTTTTCAACTCCATCAATATTTTTAGACACGTAATTACCAATAACTCCTCTTCCTTATTTGGTATTTATCCTCTAGGATAATCTAGAGGTTTCACAACTtctccaaataaataataagtcacttcatgtgttaatattttcaaagttaCTATTATTGTTTATACAACATATTTTACATGCGtgcacacatacatatatacacatataaatGCAAATATGAGCCGAGCCTAGAAGCCATGGCATGTATTGAGGTATTTGTATCCGcattcattttcacaaaacATTTTATAGATAATTACTTATACCTCCATCCTTACTGATTAAGCCCGCAAATATTTTATCCatcatcaataatttttacatgTATCCATAAGATCTGTAAATTATTACTCTTCCTGTAAATGTGTTTTATTATGCTTAGCAATAAAAGAAACATGGTGCGTGAAAATATaaacagagaaaaaagatgaaatagggttaatttttggattatttggtTTGAAGAAATAGAAGAGaaattggaaagaaaaaaaattgagtttattTGATCTAGATGGAAGGAGAGgcgaaaaacaaaatttgaaattaaattaatatattacttatatagTACCTTTAACACCTAGCTTATAAACAACCCAAAAGAGTACCAATTAGCACCTTGGacgaaaataataattttttgggtGATGCAAAAAAATGGCAATAAATTGTATTACAAAACCGATAATTTGTTACTACAGTGATaggcatgaaaaaaaaacaaaacagtaGATTATGAAGAATGATCaatcaattatcaatatttACTTAAGTGAACCGAATTGGAGCAATTGAGAGTGGTGTGGAATAAATCAGAGAAGCACATTGGCATCGATATCGAGCAAATCGAAGAAGCACAGCAATGTGGCGTGAAGGTTCAACGAGCAAACACGAGAAGGGagaatattgttattttatgtaataaaaatttaatacttatGATGTGAGTCATTTCCTTGTTATTTCTCGCCGAAATGGTGTAAAAACCCTTTTCAAATAAAACCCACCATTCTCTATTTCATATCTTAATCTCTTTATTGATAAGTCTCAACCAAATAACTCCATTTTAAAACCTCTTCTCTATTTTCACTCTCCTCAATTTCTCATCTATTTTACCTTTACTAAGCAAAGTGTTAGTGAACTTATGCTCTCAAAATTCTTGTCATAgaaattaatcaattcatttatATCGAATCGCAACAATCGATTAAGAAAAATGAACATCTACCTGAGTGGACCAAATCAGAGCAGGTGGGAATGAAGCGAATCGAAGAAACACAATGACATTAACATGGAGCATAACAAAAAAGCCCAGCGCAAAGCAACGCTATGATTCAACAAGTAAACgagagaagaaataaaaagattatctaaggaaataaaaaaattaacatttatgtTGTGAGTAGCCATTTTTCTACTTGTTTCTCACCATTTAGCTTAGAGATTTTTTCAAGTGTGACCCACTACTTCATAAAATCTCTCAATCTTAATACTTCTTAACCAAATAACTTCAATATTTAATCTCTCACCTATTTCTAATGTCTCTTCTCAATTTTTCgatttacaataatttacaTACACAATTCGATCAATTGAGTTATATGTCATTTTGATATTTCACCTCTACTAAACAAAATGTGAACATATTATCTCAAACTTATTGTATTGAAAATTGACAAATAGATCAAAATATCctgaatatatttgtattattgGATGAGCACCCTTGATTTATATGGATGCTAAATTTTTTCCTTCTCGGAGAGAATTTCACATacaactttttcttcttctttttttaaagaaaaaagatttagTTCGTTGATAATTAAGTGACAGATGCAAGAAggaatataattaaatacatgATGGTTAGCATAAAAtcttgtttttcatattttttatggatAACAAAATTAGCTTATTTTTTTTAGCGAAACTCaccctaaattttttaatttttgtcatagaagtcctACAATTGTTGAGTATTACATTAAGATCAGAGGAACCTGACTTTGGACATGCAAGAAAATCGAAAATCATTTTACAGTCCGTTTCAAAAACGAcatttttcaagaaataaaattatacccatcaaaatttaataagaaatcaaataaaataaataaatctatccTCAACGCTCAAAAgcgagaggaaaaaaaaatcaaacatgtcATAATTTAGGTTTTGTAAAGTTAGGggcaacaacaataaaattgtgaattttacaagaacaaaaaacaccaataacTCAGTATTTTAGTATCATATAagataactaattaaaaacagttaatatttaaattatattattaaattttaatattaccgCTAAGAGATTatgtcattaaatttattatatttaaattgtccAATAAAATTCCTCTATcccaaaataattgtttttctaaGTTGTATTacaaatacaaagaaaaaaataataaatagataaaagagaataataatcTTACAAAATTAAGcttatatcatcattaattcatttgtaaattttgtttttcatcattaatattataagaaatatgagtgaaagaaaataataaatgttacattaaaaaactaaaatgataattattttattttttttcctacacgccagttataataaaatgaatggAATAATACTAAAAGTATATAAAGTATTGTTATTAAATTTagcacaaataaaatatttaataaaatagaatagtATCCACTTCTTGtccaattataattattgtcttAAGGTATTttatacaaacaaaataaataaataaataaaataaaataataattttacaaaattaacctaatcgttattaacttgtttttttaattttgtactccatattaataatattataattgaacaaataattaatgttacatgttaaagagtttattaatttttttatttttttatggtagaaaTAGGAGAcaatgttaaaaatttataataattcagatTAGCCAAATGAGTTAGTCCcttaataaaaaagttttcGAACTTTTCAATACATTATATACTCTTAATGGTTGTTTTGAAAAGTCCGGTATCATTTATCTTAAAGTACATgttatttgtaaaagaaatttaatttgcaTACTCCAACTACTATCTACAGTTTGCAAGCTATAATGCTAGCAGTAACATTTTTGTCATGTAAAATGTtagcttttaattaaaattaagagagagaaaatttaaataataaaaaaaaagaaagtcatTAGTTGTTTTATAAAAGAGAAAGCTACGAGGTTTGCATGAATGAGATTTACACATTAGAGGATTAAAGTGAAAATATGACATGAGAGAATCATACAATCGGCAGTGGGATGCTAATCACCTATTTTTTCTGGAGTTTAtagatttaaaagaaaactgGCAATTGATGGTGGTTTGCTTACATGTCTAATGGTTAAAAATTAGGGACAATGAATAttggtttttctttcttcttttactAGTGCATCTAgatcatttttcttatatatttggATTGTTTGGTAGCCGTGAAAATTATTAGTTGTGGAATAATTTAAGGTTATTGAGTGAATCCACAAAGAAGAAAGACCGGGGCCAGTATTGGGTGAACTTCCCCAAAAATCATGAAGGGTTTCAAAACTTTAATTAATGAAGGTGAGtgataaagaaagagaaaaggcaCCAAAAAAGCTGAGAGAGGAAATGTGAAGGGGAGTACTTGGATTGCCATCACGCAATTGTCTAGCTCCCCTTGACTCTCCTTCTCATTGCTATCAAGCTATTAgccattttaattattcatttacgCTGATTCAATAGCTCGctctctttctttccctcttcaTTATGCAAAGTTTTCCTGAGTGAAATGatacatttatataaaaaatcacaaataaagaGGTTGATGTCGAAAGAAGATAGGAAAAAGATGGTTAAAATGTTAGTATTTGATTCTCATAAGTTAAAGTTAATGCTTATGCACAAATACTAAATGCATGTGTTGACCCGTGACTTCATTATTGTA contains:
- the LOC100797727 gene encoding probable BOI-related E3 ubiquitin-protein ligase 2; translation: MAVQAQYPSNVLLFLNSKTGQEAHDYSLQSPPGQQLLDQSHMLFNNGGTNSRKRGRETTAATGIAPNVINSFSLQSQSPQAQLIELTQLHNQNVVSTGLRLSFGDQQQRQQLQHQHQHHGCHSSPFVSLLSEGLSSQIKQQRDEIDQFLQAQEEQLRRALAEKRQRHYRTLLRAAEESVLRRLREKEAELEKATRHNAELEARATQLSVEAQLWQARAKAQEATAAALQAQLQQAMMIGDGENGGGGGLSCAGGGAEDAESAYVDPDRVGPTPKCRGCAKRVASVVVLPCRHLCICAECDTHFRACPVCLTVKNSTVEVYLS